In Liquorilactobacillus hordei DSM 19519, the following proteins share a genomic window:
- a CDS encoding tRNA (cytidine(34)-2'-O)-methyltransferase has product MTNHIVLFEPLMPANTGNIARTCAGTNTELHLIEPLGFSTDDKYLKRAGLDYWDKVKITYHKNLPAFMNSLGKNDELYLVSKFATRSYVQADYSDKTKNHYLLLGKETTGLPEPFMRANMEKCIRIPQNDKNIRALNLSNSAAIVIFEVLRQQNFPELEQTHFYENDKLK; this is encoded by the coding sequence ATGACAAATCATATTGTTTTATTTGAACCATTGATGCCTGCAAACACAGGAAATATTGCACGTACATGTGCTGGAACGAACACAGAATTACATTTAATTGAACCTCTTGGTTTTTCAACGGATGATAAATACCTTAAGCGAGCTGGGCTTGACTATTGGGATAAAGTTAAGATTACTTATCACAAAAATCTTCCAGCTTTCATGAATTCACTGGGGAAAAATGATGAACTATATTTAGTTTCAAAATTTGCTACTAGGTCATATGTACAAGCAGATTACTCTGATAAAACCAAGAATCACTATCTTTTACTAGGAAAAGAAACAACCGGTTTACCTGAACCTTTTATGCGTGCGAATATGGAAAAATGTATTCGAATTCCACAAAATGATAAAAATATTAGGGCACTGAATCTATCCAATAGTGCGGCAATCGTGATCTTTGAAGTTTTAAGACAACAAAATTTTCCTGAACTAGAACAAACACATTTTTATGAGAACGATAAATTAAAATAG
- a CDS encoding lactonase family protein: MTQKILFGTYTKKTSKGIYEAILHEDKKKLSTPELFIEIDNPTYLQSTSTGIIFTVVKENELGGIASFAGKTSPQLVNTQTAAGAPPCYVGTDIERSLVFTANYHKGTITVYKVDAAGTLTTVNEVKLTGHGPLPEQDTAKVHFTDLTPDKRLVVCDLGSDKVHTYDISTDGQLTLLSTFVTAPGFAPRHIVFHPNGKFAYLVGELSSHISTLSYDSETGKFGLLQTLSTVPDNFDTANNGVAAVRISSDGKFVYVSNRGHNTIAIFKVGSDFSLSHSGYTATEGEFPRDFALDATEEFLVVTNQNTDNATLFERSSTDGTLTLLQKDIPVPEGVCVSFTRFN, translated from the coding sequence TTGACTCAAAAAATTCTATTCGGTACTTACACTAAAAAGACTTCTAAAGGAATCTATGAAGCAATTCTACATGAAGACAAAAAAAAGTTATCCACTCCAGAACTATTTATTGAAATTGATAATCCTACCTATCTGCAAAGCACCTCTACTGGAATAATTTTTACTGTTGTTAAAGAAAATGAATTAGGTGGCATTGCTAGTTTTGCTGGTAAAACAAGCCCTCAACTTGTCAACACTCAAACAGCTGCTGGTGCCCCTCCATGTTATGTTGGAACAGATATTGAACGTAGCCTAGTATTTACCGCAAACTATCATAAAGGTACAATTACGGTCTACAAAGTTGATGCAGCTGGAACATTAACAACTGTAAATGAAGTTAAATTAACAGGTCATGGTCCATTGCCAGAACAAGATACAGCAAAAGTCCACTTTACTGATTTGACTCCGGATAAGCGCTTAGTTGTCTGTGATTTGGGATCTGACAAGGTTCATACCTATGACATTAGCACAGATGGACAATTAACCCTGTTATCTACCTTTGTAACAGCTCCTGGCTTTGCACCGCGTCATATTGTTTTCCACCCAAATGGTAAATTTGCGTATTTAGTAGGCGAGCTCAGCAGCCACATATCAACCTTATCGTATGATAGTGAAACAGGTAAATTCGGATTACTCCAAACACTTTCAACTGTTCCAGATAATTTTGACACGGCTAATAATGGAGTTGCAGCAGTTCGTATCTCTTCTGATGGTAAGTTTGTCTATGTCTCCAATCGTGGACATAACACAATCGCCATATTCAAAGTTGGTTCTGACTTCTCGCTCAGTCATTCTGGCTATACAGCAACAGAAGGTGAGTTCCCGCGTGACTTTGCATTAGATGCTACCGAAGAATTTTTGGTCGTTACCAATCAAAATACTGACAACGCTACTCTTTTTGAACGTTCTAGTACAGATGGTACCCTTACGCTACTTCAAAAAGATATCCCTGTTCCAGAAGGTGTTTGTGTTTCATTTACTCGCTTCAATTAA
- a CDS encoding methyltransferase domain-containing protein — protein MKKIEKKLNFVIQNIDMFSCPVCGTRFIDTKAYSVICEDGHNFDFSKKGTLYLLTHQIKSDYDDDRMWDSRARIQAAGFFEPIAERITSIIGVEENLRILDVGCGEGSTLSYIEEKRKGMQDAMIGFDISKRAINLAAKKETDAFYCIADLAQLPFRNDVFDIIIDMFSPSSYNEFNRVLAKGGSLIKIIPNSDYLLELRHLLYDSDNRNYSYSNHDVLELFKENYPTARIEQLKYSFQLTPELFEDLVYMTPLHWGADSMKLGQALSTGLDEVTIDVSVLIV, from the coding sequence TTGAAAAAAATTGAAAAAAAATTAAATTTTGTTATACAAAACATAGATATGTTTAGTTGTCCTGTTTGTGGAACTCGTTTTATAGATACTAAAGCTTACAGCGTGATTTGTGAAGATGGGCATAATTTTGATTTTTCAAAAAAGGGTACATTGTATCTCTTAACACATCAGATAAAGAGTGATTACGATGATGATCGTATGTGGGATTCACGAGCGAGAATTCAAGCCGCAGGTTTTTTTGAGCCGATTGCAGAAAGGATAACTTCAATTATCGGTGTTGAAGAAAATCTGCGAATACTGGATGTAGGCTGTGGAGAGGGTTCAACTTTATCCTACATTGAAGAAAAAAGAAAAGGCATGCAAGATGCGATGATTGGTTTTGATATCTCAAAAAGGGCAATCAATTTAGCAGCCAAAAAGGAAACGGATGCTTTTTATTGTATAGCTGATCTTGCACAACTTCCCTTTAGAAATGATGTATTTGATATTATCATTGATATGTTTTCACCCTCATCATATAACGAGTTTAATCGAGTGCTTGCAAAAGGTGGTTCGTTAATCAAAATTATTCCAAATAGTGATTATTTACTTGAATTAAGGCATCTTCTTTATGATTCAGATAACAGGAATTATTCATATAGTAATCATGATGTATTAGAGTTATTCAAGGAAAATTATCCTACTGCAAGGATTGAACAACTTAAGTATTCTTTTCAATTAACACCAGAATTATTTGAAGATCTTGTTTATATGACCCCTCTTCATTGGGGGGCTGATTCTATGAAACTTGGACAAGCTCTAAGTACTGGATTAGACGAAGTAACTATTGATGTTTCGGTTTTAATTGTTTAA
- a CDS encoding RluA family pseudouridine synthase: protein MQISWLYDGNQPIRVKTFLKQKGVSRRLLASIRFDGGKLLINGNEGRKIDKMVSGDLLVICLPSEKISSFLVPSFVPISILYEDRDYLIVDKPAGVASIPSQLHKEDSLVARVLGYYQIRGYKGIGPHIATRLDRDTSGIVLFAKHRYAHAMIDEQLKQHQIKKFYYAILQGNPATKHLLINLPIGRMPGSLVKRTVLEKGKYASTEYWKVSEFQNYVLCKIQLHTGRTHQIRVHSAFLGMPLVGDTLYGGSNRFPLQRQALHCQQITFFHPFLNKKLTITSEITKDMQRFIKNEANIKG, encoded by the coding sequence ATGCAAATTAGTTGGCTGTATGATGGAAATCAGCCAATAAGAGTAAAAACTTTTCTGAAGCAAAAAGGAGTATCGCGAAGATTATTGGCATCAATCCGTTTTGATGGTGGCAAATTACTCATAAATGGTAATGAAGGAAGAAAAATTGATAAAATGGTAAGTGGGGATTTATTAGTAATCTGTTTACCATCTGAAAAAATCAGTTCTTTTCTTGTGCCTTCGTTTGTACCAATCAGTATTTTGTATGAAGACCGAGACTATTTGATTGTCGATAAACCAGCAGGTGTGGCATCAATTCCTTCACAGTTACATAAGGAGGATTCACTGGTTGCACGGGTGTTAGGATACTATCAGATTAGGGGATATAAAGGAATTGGTCCGCACATTGCAACACGACTTGATCGTGACACTTCAGGAATTGTTTTGTTTGCCAAGCATCGATATGCACATGCAATGATTGATGAGCAACTTAAGCAACATCAAATTAAAAAATTTTATTATGCAATATTGCAAGGAAATCCAGCAACAAAACATTTACTAATAAATTTACCAATTGGTAGGATGCCGGGGTCACTTGTAAAAAGAACTGTATTGGAAAAAGGAAAATATGCGAGCACTGAGTATTGGAAGGTCTCTGAGTTTCAAAATTATGTTCTGTGTAAAATACAGTTACATACAGGAAGGACCCATCAAATTAGAGTTCATAGTGCTTTTCTAGGGATGCCTCTTGTAGGGGATACATTGTATGGTGGAAGTAATCGCTTTCCATTGCAAAGGCAGGCACTGCACTGTCAGCAAATTACTTTTTTTCATCCTTTTTTAAATAAAAAATTGACAATTACGAGTGAGATTACAAAAGACATGCAAAGGTTTATTAAAAATGAAGCTAACATCAAGGGGTGA
- a CDS encoding GTP pyrophosphokinase family protein has protein sequence MKEDWTGFLLPYKQTTSELKAKFTALREQFKLSQQHVPIEFVTARVKPVDSILEKMQRRNILEANLENEMEDIAGVRIMCQFVDDIYQLVKLIRKRNDLSVIEERDYIANEKESGYRSYHLIIKYPVQLLDGQRDILAEIQIRTLAMNFWATIEHSLNYKYNGKFPNELEVRLKRAAEAAFQLDQEMSAIREEIKDAQQEFSYRRGNDTKE, from the coding sequence TTGAAAGAAGATTGGACAGGTTTTTTATTACCTTATAAACAAACTACATCTGAGTTAAAGGCGAAATTTACAGCGTTGCGGGAGCAATTTAAATTGTCGCAGCAACATGTTCCAATCGAATTTGTAACTGCCCGAGTAAAGCCGGTAGATAGTATACTTGAAAAGATGCAGCGCCGTAATATTCTTGAAGCAAATTTAGAGAATGAAATGGAGGATATTGCGGGTGTCAGAATTATGTGCCAATTTGTTGATGATATTTATCAATTAGTAAAATTAATCAGAAAACGAAACGATTTGAGTGTTATTGAAGAAAGAGACTATATTGCAAATGAAAAAGAGAGTGGCTATCGTTCATATCATCTGATTATAAAATATCCAGTACAGTTATTAGATGGACAAAGAGATATCTTGGCTGAAATTCAAATCAGAACACTTGCAATGAATTTTTGGGCTACAATTGAACATTCTTTAAACTACAAATATAATGGGAAATTTCCAAATGAGTTGGAAGTCAGATTAAAAAGAGCAGCTGAAGCAGCTTTTCAACTAGACCAGGAAATGTCGGCAATCCGTGAAGAGATAAAGGATGCACAGCAAGAGTTTTCATATCGCAGAGGTAATGACACAAAAGAATAA
- a CDS encoding aminoacyl-tRNA deacylase: MAKKEKIKKTNDERILDQHHVTYEEVSFNWLEKGADALSEAESVGVSAKSILKTIVLKGSDDENDYLVVCLPLEFEIDLKLIANQLNKKQVHLADNKKLINITGYVHGANTPIGINIRKGFPIYFDERIKEYDEISVSAGKIGRSVRLKQKDLVELVAGKYLQVQ; this comes from the coding sequence ATGGCGAAAAAAGAGAAAATAAAAAAAACAAATGATGAAAGAATTCTTGATCAGCACCACGTAACATATGAAGAAGTTTCTTTTAATTGGTTAGAAAAGGGTGCGGATGCATTGAGTGAAGCTGAGTCGGTTGGTGTATCAGCAAAAAGCATTCTGAAAACAATTGTTTTAAAGGGAAGCGATGATGAAAATGATTATCTTGTTGTTTGTCTCCCATTGGAGTTTGAAATTGACTTGAAGTTAATTGCCAACCAATTGAATAAGAAACAGGTTCATCTTGCTGATAATAAGAAGTTGATCAATATTACAGGATATGTTCACGGAGCTAACACGCCAATTGGTATAAATATACGTAAGGGATTTCCTATTTATTTTGATGAGCGTATCAAAGAATATGATGAAATATCTGTTTCAGCTGGAAAGATTGGTCGTTCAGTTCGCCTAAAGCAAAAAGATTTAGTTGAACTTGTTGCAGGTAAGTATCTGCAAGTCCAATAG
- a CDS encoding GMP reductase yields the protein MSVFDYEDIQLVPNKCIVKSRSEIDTTVKFGPMTFKIPVVPANMQTIIDEPLAIWLAQNGYFYIMHRFEENERTGFVQMMHSKGLFASISVGVKSNEYKLIDELTALRAVPEYITIDVAHGHSDTVIEMIKYIKRKLPGTFVIAGNVGTPEGVRELENAGADATKVGIGPGKVCITKLKTGFGTGGWQLAAVRLCAKAASKPIIADGGIRHNGDIAKSIRFGASMCMIGSLFAGHQESPGEIIEQDGEKFKTYFGSASQYQKGQYKNVEGKKVLVPYRGPIADTLREMREDLQSSISYAGGRELNSLRKVDYVIVKNSIFNGDNI from the coding sequence ATGTCTGTATTCGATTATGAAGATATTCAATTAGTTCCAAATAAGTGTATCGTTAAGAGTCGATCCGAAATCGACACTACCGTCAAGTTTGGTCCAATGACTTTCAAGATTCCCGTGGTCCCTGCAAATATGCAAACAATTATTGATGAACCACTTGCTATTTGGTTGGCACAAAATGGTTATTTTTATATTATGCATCGTTTTGAAGAAAATGAAAGAACTGGATTTGTGCAGATGATGCACTCTAAAGGGCTCTTTGCATCAATTTCAGTTGGTGTAAAATCAAATGAATACAAATTAATAGATGAACTAACTGCACTTAGAGCTGTTCCAGAATATATCACTATTGATGTTGCTCATGGTCATTCTGATACAGTTATTGAAATGATTAAATATATTAAGAGGAAACTTCCAGGAACTTTTGTAATCGCTGGTAACGTTGGTACCCCTGAAGGTGTTCGCGAACTTGAAAATGCTGGTGCTGATGCAACAAAAGTCGGAATCGGTCCTGGTAAGGTCTGTATCACAAAGCTTAAAACTGGCTTTGGTACTGGTGGTTGGCAGCTAGCTGCAGTGCGCCTCTGTGCAAAGGCCGCAAGCAAACCAATTATTGCTGATGGTGGCATTCGTCATAATGGCGACATTGCAAAGTCAATTCGCTTTGGGGCCTCCATGTGTATGATTGGATCATTATTTGCTGGACATCAAGAGAGTCCTGGTGAAATCATTGAACAAGATGGTGAGAAATTTAAAACTTATTTTGGTTCTGCATCACAATACCAAAAAGGGCAATACAAGAACGTTGAAGGAAAAAAAGTGCTTGTTCCTTATCGCGGACCTATTGCAGACACGTTGCGTGAAATGCGTGAAGATTTGCAGTCATCAATCTCTTACGCAGGTGGCCGAGAATTGAATTCGTTGCGAAAAGTAGATTATGTGATTGTCAAGAATTCAATTTTCAATGGAGATAATATCTAA
- the mgtE gene encoding magnesium transporter: MGDREKRDSYPKDQIVELLNQQQATKFREQFLMLHVYEQALIFVDLDEKQRARAYRYLTPAELADTFNAIEEEPEDVAEYFKEMSTKYAAGVISEMYTDNAVDILAYVDSVSLNKYLRLLPREDAAEIKEMLHYEDKTAGAIMATEFVKIIVNQTARSALHVLKKAAVDAETIYYSYVVDADDKLIGVVTLRDLLISDDDLLIEEIMNDQVMSVKVDDDQEDVAKTIRDYNFLAIPVTDYDEKMIGIITVDDIIDVIDEESAEDYSGLAGVDTEESSNNPFKSASKRLPWLVTLLFLGMSTATLISHYEQLVSEASILAVFISSITGTAGNAGTQSLAVAVRKLASKDDEEGLVRTIITELLTGLIIGVTTGLTIFIIVGIWKNNFVLGFVIGLAMMCAIVVANLAGSIIPMAMDKMGFDPAVASGPFISTLSDLTSVLIYFNIASLFLSFIVGK; this comes from the coding sequence ATGGGAGATAGAGAGAAAAGAGATTCATATCCAAAAGATCAAATTGTAGAGTTGCTTAATCAGCAACAGGCCACAAAATTTCGTGAGCAATTTTTAATGCTTCATGTGTATGAGCAGGCATTAATTTTTGTTGATTTAGATGAAAAACAACGTGCAAGGGCCTATCGTTACCTCACTCCCGCTGAGTTAGCTGATACCTTTAATGCAATTGAAGAAGAACCAGAAGATGTAGCAGAATATTTTAAAGAGATGTCTACTAAGTATGCAGCTGGAGTCATCTCTGAGATGTATACTGATAATGCGGTTGATATCTTAGCATATGTAGACAGTGTAAGTTTGAATAAGTATTTGAGATTGCTTCCACGCGAAGATGCAGCCGAAATCAAAGAGATGCTGCACTATGAGGATAAAACTGCCGGAGCAATCATGGCAACAGAGTTTGTCAAGATTATTGTCAATCAGACAGCGAGATCTGCACTGCATGTTTTAAAAAAAGCAGCAGTTGATGCAGAAACAATTTATTATTCATACGTAGTTGATGCTGATGATAAACTTATTGGAGTTGTTACATTAAGAGATCTATTAATCAGTGATGATGATTTGTTGATTGAAGAGATTATGAATGATCAGGTGATGTCTGTGAAGGTTGATGACGACCAAGAGGATGTTGCTAAAACGATCCGTGATTATAATTTTTTGGCGATTCCTGTGACAGATTATGATGAGAAAATGATTGGAATTATTACAGTTGATGATATTATCGATGTTATTGATGAAGAATCTGCTGAAGATTATTCAGGACTTGCTGGTGTTGATACAGAGGAAAGCTCAAACAATCCTTTTAAATCTGCTTCAAAAAGATTACCTTGGCTTGTAACGTTACTTTTCTTAGGAATGTCAACAGCAACACTAATTTCCCATTATGAACAATTGGTAAGTGAAGCGAGCATCTTAGCGGTGTTTATCTCATCTATCACTGGTACTGCGGGAAATGCAGGTACGCAAAGTTTGGCGGTTGCAGTTAGAAAACTTGCCTCTAAAGATGATGAAGAAGGTCTTGTTAGAACGATTATTACTGAATTGTTGACGGGTCTTATAATAGGTGTAACCACGGGATTAACAATTTTTATAATTGTTGGAATTTGGAAGAATAACTTTGTTTTAGGATTCGTAATTGGTTTAGCTATGATGTGCGCAATTGTTGTGGCGAACTTAGCTGGCAGCATTATTCCAATGGCAATGGATAAAATGGGTTTTGATCCAGCGGTTGCTTCTGGTCCATTTATTTCAACATTGAGTGATTTAACTTCTGTTTTAATTTATTTCAATATTGCAAGCCTTTTTTTGTCGTTCATTGTTGGAAAATGA
- a CDS encoding NAD kinase, producing MKIAIFTNDGRQSLKVTQKLQKKFEDTHFVMDEKNPDIVVTIGGDGTLLAAFHKYENILGTVRFVAVHTGHLGFYTDWRDDEIDDLVISLQSDNGQSVSYPLLDIRVKYEDDQRPVNLLALNEATLKRNSATMVTDVFVGGDLFEKFRGDGLCISTPTGSTAYNKSLGGAVIHPNLKVLQMTEISSINNRVFRTLSSPMIIAPNDWVTLVPASECDYILTVDQDSFHGRRIEQIRFKISNKSIQFAKYRHMQFWQRVQDAFIGAEYAN from the coding sequence ATGAAAATCGCAATTTTTACAAATGATGGGCGTCAGTCATTAAAAGTAACTCAAAAACTGCAGAAAAAATTTGAGGATACGCATTTTGTTATGGATGAAAAAAATCCTGACATTGTTGTGACCATTGGTGGCGACGGGACCTTATTGGCAGCTTTTCATAAATATGAAAATATTTTAGGCACAGTGCGTTTTGTTGCGGTACATACTGGTCACTTAGGTTTTTATACAGACTGGCGTGATGATGAAATTGATGACTTAGTTATTAGCTTGCAATCAGATAATGGTCAATCGGTAAGTTATCCGCTATTAGATATCAGAGTTAAATATGAGGATGATCAAAGACCTGTCAACTTACTAGCGTTGAATGAAGCTACCTTGAAACGAAATAGTGCAACTATGGTAACTGATGTTTTTGTGGGTGGCGATTTATTTGAAAAATTCAGAGGTGATGGGCTTTGTATTTCTACGCCAACAGGATCAACTGCATATAATAAGTCGCTAGGGGGTGCCGTGATTCATCCTAACTTAAAGGTTCTACAGATGACTGAGATAAGTTCTATTAATAATAGGGTTTTTCGAACCTTAAGTTCACCTATGATAATTGCTCCCAATGATTGGGTAACATTAGTCCCTGCAAGTGAGTGTGACTATATCTTGACAGTTGATCAGGATAGTTTTCATGGTAGAAGAATTGAACAAATTAGGTTTAAAATCTCAAATAAGAGTATACAGTTTGCTAAATATCGTCATATGCAATTTTGGCAAAGAGTTCAAGATGCATTTATAGGGGCTGAGTATGCAAATTAG
- a CDS encoding DsbA family protein — translation MYLFINPVGRKSYQSEKNIIKLVNNLDTDIRFRFIPFLNLNTVTNVLSEHNLPLNNLDIRNKTFNNIYQASLDYKAALFQGKKHGRSFLLNLQNEVFNSNREYSNKVVHDIITSIGLDSEMFESDRHSKFTIESFKRDQQMAAEMNVTMHSTMVLYNLANIDFGVSLTDCSSYDMLEELCLGKLNDEIMLCKNSKVHKGSITSLHTL, via the coding sequence ATGTATTTATTCATTAATCCGGTTGGAAGAAAGTCTTATCAATCAGAGAAAAATATCATAAAACTTGTAAACAATCTTGATACTGATATTCGTTTTAGATTTATCCCTTTTTTAAATCTCAATACCGTTACCAATGTATTAAGTGAGCATAACTTGCCTCTAAACAATCTTGATATAAGGAACAAAACTTTCAACAACATTTATCAAGCATCACTTGACTACAAGGCTGCCCTTTTCCAAGGTAAGAAACACGGCCGTAGTTTCCTTCTAAACCTTCAAAACGAGGTTTTTAATAGTAATAGAGAATATTCAAACAAAGTTGTTCATGATATTATTACATCCATCGGACTTGATAGTGAGATGTTTGAAAGTGATCGTCATTCTAAATTTACAATCGAATCATTTAAAAGAGATCAGCAGATGGCTGCTGAAATGAACGTTACTATGCATTCAACGATGGTTTTATATAATCTTGCAAATATCGATTTTGGCGTCTCTCTCACAGACTGTTCTTCTTATGATATGCTTGAAGAATTGTGTTTAGGCAAATTAAACGATGAAATAATGTTGTGCAAGAATAGTAAAGTCCATAAGGGCTCAATTACTTCACTCCATACACTTTAG
- a CDS encoding PTS glucitol/sorbitol transporter subunit IIA encodes MLEAKVVEIGPEAISKDDPLMILFDETASVQLRRVSVVQHFIDLSSKKRNLKNLKKISIDNQVYEIKHIGELVQSNMEMIGHATLFFEPVPEEPQHSGIYLEPYKLPDVSVGSVIKYY; translated from the coding sequence ATGTTAGAGGCAAAAGTTGTTGAAATTGGACCAGAAGCTATTTCAAAGGACGATCCATTAATGATTCTTTTTGACGAAACCGCATCAGTTCAACTAAGACGTGTATCCGTAGTACAACATTTTATAGACTTAAGCAGTAAAAAAAGAAATCTTAAGAATTTAAAAAAAATAAGTATTGATAATCAAGTTTATGAAATAAAACATATTGGAGAATTGGTTCAAAGTAATATGGAAATGATTGGGCATGCTACTTTGTTTTTTGAACCAGTCCCTGAAGAACCACAACATAGTGGAATATATCTGGAACCATATAAGTTACCAGATGTTTCAGTTGGAAGTGTCATTAAGTACTATTAA